A window of Parasynechococcus marenigrum WH 8102 contains these coding sequences:
- the gyrB gene encoding DNA topoisomerase (ATP-hydrolyzing) subunit B has product MSDASKVQNAYGAEQIQVLEGLEPVRKRPGMYIGTTGPRGLHHLVYEVVDNSVDEALAGHCDRILVTLGEDGSASISDNGRGIPTDVHPRTGKSALETVLTVLHAGGKFGAGGYKVSGGLHGVGVSVVNALSEWVQVTVRRQGQVHRQRFERGAAIGSLASEDQPASEAGETGTTVCFKPDIEIFTGGIVFDYATLSARLRELAYLNGGVRIVFRDERESARNEVGEAHEETYFYEGGIKEYVAYMNTEKDALHPDIIYVNSEKDGVQVEAALQWCSDAYSDSILGFANNIRTVDGGTHIEGLKTVLTRTLNAFAKKLGKRKESDSNLAGENIREGLTAVLSVKVPEPEFEGQTKTKLGNTEVRGIVDNLVGEGLSQFLEFNPSVIGLILEKAIQAFNAAEAARRARELVRRKSVLESSTLPGKLADCSSRDPSESEIYIVEGDSAGGSAKQGRDRRFQAILPLRGKILNIEKTDDAKIYKNTEIQALITALGLGIKGEDFDVKNLRYHRVVIMTDADVDGAHIRTLLLTFFYRYQKALVEGGYIYIACPPLYKVERGKNHTYCYNEGDLQKTLQSFGEKANYTIQRFKGLGEMMPKQLWETTMDPTTRTMKRVEIEDALEADRIFTILMGDKVAPRREFIETHSAELDMTALDI; this is encoded by the coding sequence ATGAGCGACGCTTCCAAGGTCCAGAACGCCTACGGCGCTGAGCAGATTCAGGTGCTGGAGGGCCTGGAGCCGGTCCGCAAACGCCCAGGCATGTACATCGGCACCACGGGGCCGCGTGGATTGCACCACCTTGTGTACGAGGTGGTGGACAACTCGGTGGACGAGGCCCTGGCGGGCCATTGCGACCGGATCCTCGTGACCCTCGGCGAGGACGGTTCCGCATCCATCAGCGACAACGGTCGTGGCATTCCCACGGATGTTCACCCGCGCACCGGTAAGAGTGCCTTGGAAACGGTTCTTACCGTGCTCCATGCCGGCGGCAAGTTCGGTGCTGGCGGCTACAAGGTGTCCGGCGGTCTGCATGGCGTCGGTGTGTCCGTTGTCAACGCCCTGAGTGAATGGGTCCAGGTGACGGTGCGCCGTCAGGGGCAGGTGCATCGTCAGCGCTTCGAGCGTGGTGCTGCCATCGGCAGCCTGGCCTCTGAGGACCAGCCCGCCAGCGAAGCCGGCGAGACCGGCACCACCGTGTGCTTCAAGCCGGACATTGAGATCTTCACCGGCGGCATCGTTTTTGATTACGCCACCCTTTCGGCCCGTCTGCGCGAGCTTGCTTACCTCAACGGCGGCGTGCGGATCGTCTTCCGCGATGAACGGGAATCGGCCCGTAATGAGGTTGGCGAGGCCCACGAGGAAACCTATTTCTACGAAGGCGGCATCAAGGAATATGTCGCCTACATGAACACGGAAAAGGATGCCCTCCATCCAGACATCATTTATGTGAATTCCGAAAAGGATGGTGTGCAGGTGGAGGCTGCTCTGCAGTGGTGCTCCGATGCCTATTCGGACAGCATCCTTGGCTTTGCCAACAACATCCGTACTGTGGATGGCGGTACGCACATTGAAGGTCTCAAGACCGTTCTCACCCGCACCTTGAATGCCTTTGCCAAGAAATTAGGCAAGCGCAAGGAATCGGATTCCAACCTAGCGGGTGAAAACATCCGCGAAGGTCTCACCGCCGTGCTGTCGGTGAAGGTGCCGGAGCCGGAGTTTGAAGGCCAAACCAAAACCAAACTCGGCAACACTGAAGTCCGCGGCATTGTCGACAACCTGGTGGGTGAAGGCCTCAGCCAGTTTCTGGAATTCAACCCCTCGGTGATCGGGTTGATTCTGGAGAAGGCGATTCAAGCCTTTAATGCAGCTGAAGCGGCCCGCCGTGCCCGGGAGCTGGTGCGACGCAAGAGCGTTCTGGAGAGTTCAACCCTGCCGGGCAAGTTGGCTGACTGCAGTTCCAGGGATCCCAGCGAATCCGAGATCTACATCGTGGAGGGTGATTCGGCTGGTGGATCCGCCAAACAGGGCCGTGATCGCCGCTTCCAGGCCATCCTTCCATTGCGCGGCAAAATTCTCAACATTGAGAAAACTGATGACGCCAAGATTTATAAGAATACTGAGATCCAGGCATTAATTACGGCTCTAGGCTTGGGCATCAAGGGTGAAGATTTTGACGTAAAAAATCTGCGCTATCATCGCGTTGTAATCATGACCGATGCCGATGTAGATGGCGCCCACATCCGCACCTTGTTGCTCACATTCTTCTACCGTTATCAGAAGGCCTTGGTAGAAGGTGGTTACATCTACATTGCCTGTCCTCCGCTCTATAAAGTAGAGCGAGGAAAGAATCACACCTACTGCTACAACGAAGGGGATTTGCAAAAAACCCTGCAGAGTTTCGGTGAGAAGGCCAATTACACAATCCAGCGTTTCAAGGGCCTTGGCGAAATGATGCCGAAGCAGTTGTGGGAAACCACAATGGATCCCACCACCCGAACGATGAAGCGGGTGGAGATTGAAGATGCGTTAGAGGCGGATCGCATCTTCACGATCCTGATGGGCGACAAGGTGGCACCACGGCGGGAATTCATTGAAACCCACAGTGCCGAGTTGGATATGACAGCTCTCGATATCTGA
- a CDS encoding FluC/FEX family fluoride channel, producing MAGSAPEALLVGLGAIPGAWLRLKVVNHFEPMVPKKHWGTLLVNVISSFALGLVLALDETCSASSGIALLMGVGFFGTLSTFSTFVVELLNELRAGHLLAAAALAVISIVAGLIAAAAGYGLGAYG from the coding sequence GTGGCTGGATCCGCGCCTGAGGCACTGCTGGTTGGCCTGGGGGCGATCCCCGGTGCCTGGTTGCGGCTGAAGGTGGTCAATCACTTCGAGCCGATGGTGCCCAAGAAGCACTGGGGCACGCTCCTGGTGAATGTGATTTCCTCCTTTGCCCTTGGCCTCGTGCTGGCGCTTGATGAAACCTGCTCTGCCAGCTCTGGCATCGCTCTGCTGATGGGGGTGGGGTTCTTCGGCACCCTCAGCACCTTTTCCACCTTTGTTGTGGAGCTTTTGAACGAGTTGCGGGCTGGTCATTTGCTTGCCGCTGCCGCCTTGGCCGTGATCTCCATCGTGGCGGGGTTGATCGCCGCTGCCGCCGGTTACGGCCTGGGGGCCTATGGCTGA
- a CDS encoding fluoride efflux transporter FluC translates to MAEQFSMLRSELTELLLVAVGAVPGALLRWQLAHHLGDQNLLVNVLGAALLGLLAGRPVAPRRQLLVGIGFCGSLTTFSSWMLAAMKHVSAGDWPAALGLIGLTLGLGLGAAALGFSLGRRLRPPEQPRSEP, encoded by the coding sequence ATGGCTGAACAGTTCTCCATGCTGCGCAGCGAACTCACCGAGTTGCTGCTGGTGGCTGTCGGTGCAGTGCCCGGTGCCTTGCTGCGCTGGCAGCTGGCCCATCATCTGGGGGATCAGAACCTGCTGGTCAACGTTTTGGGGGCAGCCCTCCTCGGCTTGCTGGCCGGACGTCCTGTGGCACCTCGCCGACAGTTGCTTGTGGGCATCGGCTTCTGCGGCTCGCTCACCACCTTCAGCAGCTGGATGCTGGCGGCTATGAAGCACGTCAGTGCTGGTGATTGGCCCGCCGCCTTGGGATTAATTGGGCTGACCCTCGGGCTGGGGCTGGGTGCCGCAGCCCTCGGGTTCAGTCTGGGGCGACGGCTCAGGCCGCCAGAGCAGCCTCGATCGGAGCCTTAA
- a CDS encoding glutathione peroxidase gives MAISVSNVTVTTPDGSSKSLGDYSGKVLLIVNVASRCGFTKQYAGLQGLNAAYADKGLAVLGFPCNDFGAQEPGSLEEIKSFCSTTYGADFELFEKVHAMGSTTEPYSTLNQMDPTGDVAWNFEKFLVGKDGTVIARYKSGVDPEELKAPIEAALAA, from the coding sequence ATGGCGATCAGCGTCAGCAACGTGACCGTCACCACTCCCGACGGCAGCAGCAAATCCCTGGGTGACTACTCCGGCAAAGTTCTCCTGATCGTGAATGTGGCCAGCCGCTGCGGCTTCACCAAGCAGTACGCCGGACTCCAGGGCCTCAACGCGGCCTACGCCGACAAGGGCCTGGCGGTGCTGGGTTTCCCCTGCAACGACTTCGGTGCCCAGGAGCCCGGCAGCCTTGAGGAGATCAAGAGCTTCTGCTCCACCACCTACGGCGCCGACTTCGAGCTGTTCGAGAAGGTGCACGCCATGGGCAGCACCACCGAGCCATACTCCACCCTCAACCAGATGGACCCCACCGGTGACGTGGCCTGGAACTTCGAGAAATTCCTGGTGGGCAAGGACGGCACGGTGATCGCCCGCTACAAGAGCGGTGTGGACCCTGAGGAACTTAAGGCTCCGATCGAGGCTGCTCTGGCGGCCTGA